In one Rhea pennata isolate bPtePen1 chromosome 17, bPtePen1.pri, whole genome shotgun sequence genomic region, the following are encoded:
- the RFLNA gene encoding refilin-A: MVGHLQLQGMDESLKEKSREGLLDSPDSGLPPSPSPPFYSLSPGGGEGRAGGGGGGADPPAPGHRREAKDGKVMPYLLLNPSMPEMRPRMYPVFFGESIEVSPEPMQEIRCNSEVKYDSEKHYRDDIFYSPIPTVTTYSETVIATPNCTWRNYKSQLIFEPRQKPLRFQSTTIIFPKCAKNIYRTTLNYSLGCAKRWFASSVQLELCEETSPYVIYSETL; this comes from the exons ATGGTCGGTCACCTACAGCTGCAAGGGATGGACGAGAGCCTGAAGGAGAAGAGCCGGGAAGGCTTGCTGGACAGCCCGGACTCGgggctgccccccagccccagccccccTTTCTACTCCCTCtcgcccggcggcggcgagggccgagccgggggcggcggcggcggcgcggaccccccggccccggggcacCGGCGCGAGGCCAAGGACGGCAAAGTG ATGCCTTACCTGCTCCTGAACCCATCCATGCCGGAGATGAGGCCTCGAATGTACCCTGTGTTTTTTGGAGAAAGCATTGAGGTCAGCCCTGAGCCCATGCAGGAAATTAG GTGCAACTCTGAGGTGAAATATGACTCTGAGAAGCATTACCGGGATGATATCTTCTACAGCCCCATCCCCACAGTTACCACCTACAGCGAGACGGTCATCGCCACCCCCAATTGCACCTGGCGGAACTACAAGTCCCAGCTGATTTTTGAGCCCCGCCAAAAGCCACTGAGGTTCCAGAGCACAACCATCATTTTTCCTAAGTGTGCCAAGAACATTTACCGGACCACCCTCAACTACAGCTTGGGCTGTGCCAAACGCTGGTTTGCTTCCAGTGTGCAGCTGGAACTCTGTGAGGAAACCAGTCCCTATGTCATCTACAGTGAGACCCTCTGA